Proteins from one Mercurialis annua linkage group LG7, ddMerAnnu1.2, whole genome shotgun sequence genomic window:
- the LOC126656046 gene encoding uncharacterized protein LOC126656046 — MSSKERPTLGGTRIKTRKRNIAAPLDPAAFADAVVQIYLDNAGDLELIAKSIESSDLNFSRYGDTFFEVVFTGGRTQPGTTKPDEGERHTYSILDAEPKREITLPYVIYIQKILRRRPFLIKNLENVMRKFLQSLELFEDDERKKLAIFTALAFSQKLSGLPPETVFQPLLKDNLVAKGLVLTFITDFFKEYLVDNSLDDLISILKRGKVEENLLEFFPSAKRSAEGFSEHFTKEGILPLVEYNDKKIFEVKLKEMKSALTTQIAEEADISEVIESVKQRVKDAKLPDLEAVRVVWDVLMDAVQWSGKNQQQNANSALRQVKTWAELLNTFCTNGKLELELVYKVQMQCYEDAKLMKLFPEIVRSLYDQDVLAEDTILHWFRKGTNPKGRQTFVKALEPFVNWLEEAEEEE; from the exons ATGAG CTCAAAGGAGAGACCCACTCTTGG TGGCACGCGGATTAAGACCCGCAAACGGAACATTGCAGCCCCTCTGGACCCTGCAGCATTTGCGGATGCAGTGGTCCAGATTTACTTGGATAATGCTGGTGATTTG GAACTTATTGCCAAGAGCATTGAATCTTCAGACCTTAACTTCTCAAGATACGGTGACACCTTTTTTGAG GTTGTATTCACAGGAGGCCGTACACAACCTGGCACAACAAAACCTGATGAGGGGGAGCGTCATACTTACTCTATTTTAGATGCTGAGCCTAAGCGTGAAATTACTTTGCCATATGTGATCTACATACAGAAAATTCTGCGCCGAAGGCCATTTCTCATTAAGAATCTTGAAAATGTCATGCGAAAGTTCTTGCAGTCACTGGAACTTTTTGAGGATGATGAAAGGAAGAAATTGGCAATTTTTACAGCTCTCGCATTCTCGCAGAAACTCTCTGGGCTCCCACCAGAGACGGTGTTCCAACCCCTGCTTAAGGATAACCTTGTGGCTAAAGGGCTAGTGCTTACATTCATAACTGACTTCTTTAAGGAGTATCTGGTTGATAATAGCCTCGATGATCTGATTTCAATTCTCAAACGGGGTAAAGTGGAGGAAAATCTTCTGGAATTCTTTCCATCTGCAAAGCGTTCAGCTGAAGGTTTCTCTGAGCATTTCAC caAGGAAGGAATATTACCTTTGGTTGAATACAATGATAAGAAAATATTTGAGGTGAAGCTGAAGGAAATGAAATCTGCATTAACAACCCAAATAGCAGAAGAAGCTGATATATCTGAAGTTATAGAGAGTGTGAAACAGCGGGTGAAAGATGCTAAACTTCCAGACCTTGAGGCTGTGCGTGTCGTATGGGATGTTCTGATGGATGCTGTTCAGTGGTCTGGGAAGAATCAGCAACAGAATGCCAATTCAGCGTTACGCCAG GTGAAAACATGGGCTGAGTTGTTGAATACCTTCTGCACCAATGGAAAACTTGAGCTGGAGCTTGTCTACAAGGTTCAGATGCAATGTTATGAGGATGCTAAGCTGATGAAGCTTTTTCCTGAGATAGTGAGGTCTCTCTATGATCAGGATGTGCTCGCAGAGGATACCATTCTTCACTGGTTCCGCAAAGGAACAAACCCAAAGGGCAG GCAAACTTTTGTGAAGGCCTTGGAGCCGTTTGTGAATTGGCTGGAAGAGGCAGAGGAAGAGGAATAA